One genomic segment of Falco peregrinus isolate bFalPer1 chromosome 7, bFalPer1.pri, whole genome shotgun sequence includes these proteins:
- the GTF3C6 gene encoding general transcription factor 3C polypeptide 6 isoform X3, translated as MAAAAEGMGEGERKDEAEEDDDEVEQLVMVELSGIIDSDFLEKCENKCKILGIETDRPILQVDRYVFAGEYEDALGTCVVFEENTEHVDAEGNQKVQLKYKCHTVKKLNMTRTLLTEKKEGEENVGGVEWLQIKDRDFSYSRPNTICSFLREKEDSEESVQAQDKLTEESEGEVSGGGNSDVNCDLEKQHSLEIDASLPLPDSPASGAEDSPSGGVALDDTPP; from the exons ATGGCGGCAGCGGCAGAGGGCATGGGGGAGGGCGAGAGGAAGGACGAAGCGGAGGAGGACGACGACGAGGTGGAG CAGCTGGTCATGGTGGAACTATCAGGAATTATTGATTCAGACTTcttagaaaaatgtgaaaacaaatgcaagATTTTG GGAATAGAGACAGACAGGCCCATTTTACAAGTGGACAGATATGTATTTGCAGGAGAGTATGAAG ATGCCTTGGGAACCTGTGTggtttttgaagaaaacactgaGCATG TAGATGCAGAAGGCAACCAAAAAGTACAGCTGAAATACAAGTGCCACACAGTGAAGAAGTTGAACATGACACGGACActtttgacagaaaagaaagaaggagaagagaATGTTG GTGGAGTGGAGTGGTTACAGATCAAGGACAGAGATTTTTCCTACAGCAGGCCTAATACAATTTGCAGCTTTCTGCGTGAAAAAGAAGATTCTGAGGAGTCAGTTCAGGCCCAAGACAAATTAACTGAAGAGTCAGAGGGAGAGGTGAGTGGTGGAGGAAATTCTGATGTGAATTGTGAtctggagaagcagcacagcttggAAATAGATGCCTCTCTTCCCCTGCCTGACAGCCCTGCTTCTGGGGCAGAGGATTCTCCTTCTGGAGGTGTTGCCTTAGACGATACCCCTCCATGA
- the GTF3C6 gene encoding general transcription factor 3C polypeptide 6 isoform X1, with protein MAAAAEGMGEGERKDEAEEDDDEVEEQLVMVELSGIIDSDFLEKCENKCKILGIETDRPILQVDRYVFAGEYEDALGTCVVFEENTEHVDAEGNQKVQLKYKCHTVKKLNMTRTLLTEKKEGEENVGGVEWLQIKDRDFSYSRPNTICSFLREKEDSEESVQAQDKLTEESEGEVSGGGNSDVNCDLEKQHSLEIDASLPLPDSPASGAEDSPSGGVALDDTPP; from the exons ATGGCGGCAGCGGCAGAGGGCATGGGGGAGGGCGAGAGGAAGGACGAAGCGGAGGAGGACGACGACGAGGTGGAG GAGCAGCTGGTCATGGTGGAACTATCAGGAATTATTGATTCAGACTTcttagaaaaatgtgaaaacaaatgcaagATTTTG GGAATAGAGACAGACAGGCCCATTTTACAAGTGGACAGATATGTATTTGCAGGAGAGTATGAAG ATGCCTTGGGAACCTGTGTggtttttgaagaaaacactgaGCATG TAGATGCAGAAGGCAACCAAAAAGTACAGCTGAAATACAAGTGCCACACAGTGAAGAAGTTGAACATGACACGGACActtttgacagaaaagaaagaaggagaagagaATGTTG GTGGAGTGGAGTGGTTACAGATCAAGGACAGAGATTTTTCCTACAGCAGGCCTAATACAATTTGCAGCTTTCTGCGTGAAAAAGAAGATTCTGAGGAGTCAGTTCAGGCCCAAGACAAATTAACTGAAGAGTCAGAGGGAGAGGTGAGTGGTGGAGGAAATTCTGATGTGAATTGTGAtctggagaagcagcacagcttggAAATAGATGCCTCTCTTCCCCTGCCTGACAGCCCTGCTTCTGGGGCAGAGGATTCTCCTTCTGGAGGTGTTGCCTTAGACGATACCCCTCCATGA
- the GTF3C6 gene encoding general transcription factor 3C polypeptide 6 isoform X2 — protein sequence MAAAAEGMGEGERKDEAEEDDDEVEEQLVMVELSGIIDSDFLEKCENKCKILGIETDRPILQVDRYVFAGEYEDALGTCVVFEENTEHDAEGNQKVQLKYKCHTVKKLNMTRTLLTEKKEGEENVGGVEWLQIKDRDFSYSRPNTICSFLREKEDSEESVQAQDKLTEESEGEVSGGGNSDVNCDLEKQHSLEIDASLPLPDSPASGAEDSPSGGVALDDTPP from the exons ATGGCGGCAGCGGCAGAGGGCATGGGGGAGGGCGAGAGGAAGGACGAAGCGGAGGAGGACGACGACGAGGTGGAG GAGCAGCTGGTCATGGTGGAACTATCAGGAATTATTGATTCAGACTTcttagaaaaatgtgaaaacaaatgcaagATTTTG GGAATAGAGACAGACAGGCCCATTTTACAAGTGGACAGATATGTATTTGCAGGAGAGTATGAAG ATGCCTTGGGAACCTGTGTggtttttgaagaaaacactgaGCATG ATGCAGAAGGCAACCAAAAAGTACAGCTGAAATACAAGTGCCACACAGTGAAGAAGTTGAACATGACACGGACActtttgacagaaaagaaagaaggagaagagaATGTTG GTGGAGTGGAGTGGTTACAGATCAAGGACAGAGATTTTTCCTACAGCAGGCCTAATACAATTTGCAGCTTTCTGCGTGAAAAAGAAGATTCTGAGGAGTCAGTTCAGGCCCAAGACAAATTAACTGAAGAGTCAGAGGGAGAGGTGAGTGGTGGAGGAAATTCTGATGTGAATTGTGAtctggagaagcagcacagcttggAAATAGATGCCTCTCTTCCCCTGCCTGACAGCCCTGCTTCTGGGGCAGAGGATTCTCCTTCTGGAGGTGTTGCCTTAGACGATACCCCTCCATGA
- the GTF3C6 gene encoding general transcription factor 3C polypeptide 6 isoform X4, with protein sequence MVIHANPSLNEQLVMVELSGIIDSDFLEKCENKCKILGIETDRPILQVDRYVFAGEYEDALGTCVVFEENTEHVDAEGNQKVQLKYKCHTVKKLNMTRTLLTEKKEGEENVGGVEWLQIKDRDFSYSRPNTICSFLREKEDSEESVQAQDKLTEESEGEVSGGGNSDVNCDLEKQHSLEIDASLPLPDSPASGAEDSPSGGVALDDTPP encoded by the exons ATGGTGATTCATGCAAACCCTTCCTTgaat GAGCAGCTGGTCATGGTGGAACTATCAGGAATTATTGATTCAGACTTcttagaaaaatgtgaaaacaaatgcaagATTTTG GGAATAGAGACAGACAGGCCCATTTTACAAGTGGACAGATATGTATTTGCAGGAGAGTATGAAG ATGCCTTGGGAACCTGTGTggtttttgaagaaaacactgaGCATG TAGATGCAGAAGGCAACCAAAAAGTACAGCTGAAATACAAGTGCCACACAGTGAAGAAGTTGAACATGACACGGACActtttgacagaaaagaaagaaggagaagagaATGTTG GTGGAGTGGAGTGGTTACAGATCAAGGACAGAGATTTTTCCTACAGCAGGCCTAATACAATTTGCAGCTTTCTGCGTGAAAAAGAAGATTCTGAGGAGTCAGTTCAGGCCCAAGACAAATTAACTGAAGAGTCAGAGGGAGAGGTGAGTGGTGGAGGAAATTCTGATGTGAATTGTGAtctggagaagcagcacagcttggAAATAGATGCCTCTCTTCCCCTGCCTGACAGCCCTGCTTCTGGGGCAGAGGATTCTCCTTCTGGAGGTGTTGCCTTAGACGATACCCCTCCATGA
- the AMD1 gene encoding S-adenosylmethionine decarboxylase proenzyme isoform X2 produces MFVSKRRFILKTCGTTLLLQALVPLLELAREYSGFDSIQSFFYSRKNFMKPSHQEYPHRNFQEEVEFLNEIFPNGAAYCMGRMNSDCWYLYTLDFPESRISNQPDQTLEILMSELDPVVMDQFYMKDGVTANDVTRMSGIRDLIPGSVIDATMFNPCGYSMNGMKSDGTYWTIHITPEPEFSYVSFETNISQTSYDDLIRKVVEVFKPGKFVTTLFVNQSSKCRTVFSSAQKIEGFKRLDHQIAQFSDYNFVFTSFTKNRQQQHS; encoded by the exons ATGTTTGTCTCCAAGAGACGTTTCATTTTGAAGACGTGTGGTACCACCCTCTTACTGCAAGCACTGGTTCCCCTGTTGGAGCTTGCTAGGGAGTACAGTGGGTTTGACTCAATTCAG agcttctTTTATTCACGTAAGAATTTCATGAAGCCTTCCCACCAGGAGTACCCACATAGGAATTTCCAGGAAGAAGTAGAGTTTCTTAATGAAATTTTCCCAA ATGGAGCAGCTTATTGCATGGGGCGTATGAATTCTGATTGCTG GTACCTGTACACCCTGGATTTCCCAGAGAGTCGGATATCCAATCAGCCTGATCAGACACTGGAAATTCTGATGAGTGAGCTTGACCCAGTAGTTATGGACCAGTTCTACATGAAAGATGGTGTTACTGCAAATGATGTCACTCGT atgaGTGGAATTCGTGACCTGATACCAGGTTCTGTTATTGATGCTACAATGTTCAATCCTTGTGGGTATTCAATGAATGGGATGAAATCGGAT ggaacTTACTGGACTATTCACATCACTCCAGAACCAGAGTTTTCTTATGTTAGTTTTGAAACAAACATAAGTCAGACCTCTTATGATGACCTGATTAGAAAAGTTGTAGAGGTTTTCAAGCCAGGAAAATTTGTGACAACCCTCTTTGTTAATCAG agCTCTAAATGTCgtacagtgttttcttctgcccAGAAGATAGAAGGGTTTAAACGTCTTGACCACCAGATTGCCCAATTCAGTGattataattttgtatttaccAGTTTTACAAAAAATCGCCAGCAACAGCACAGTTGA